One stretch of Variovorax sp. TBS-050B DNA includes these proteins:
- a CDS encoding pyridoxal-phosphate dependent enzyme, producing the protein MRNPRLQGLQCLRCDTHYPLALANDGCPACRAIGVHVGLRASYLPEGGGPPLQMPYEPGFTLGEGGTPLRDMPALARQFDVAGLALKDESQNPTGSHKDRMTAVGVAQALDFGAHTLVLASSGNAAVSAAYYAWAAGLGCEVATYGGLPAAYARQLDALGARRRVFSDNAGRWAFVHERSQHEGFFALTNYRLPALGSAPLGIEGYKPIALECVADGGVPDHVLVPTARGDLAWGIHAGFRELLAAGRIARLPRLWLVEPFPRLSRVLAGGALDGAYPGHTAQFSTAGATVTYLQWQAATASGGGAVVVGDDEARAARRMLTAAGISAELCAAAGLDALRQLRARNAIGREAKVVLMLTAGAARDPSWPDPA; encoded by the coding sequence GTGCGCAATCCGCGCCTGCAGGGGCTCCAGTGCCTGCGCTGCGACACGCACTACCCGCTCGCGCTCGCGAACGACGGCTGCCCGGCTTGCCGCGCGATCGGCGTGCACGTCGGCCTGCGTGCCAGCTACCTGCCCGAAGGCGGCGGCCCGCCGCTGCAGATGCCCTACGAACCGGGCTTCACGCTCGGCGAGGGCGGCACGCCGCTGCGCGACATGCCCGCGCTGGCGCGGCAGTTCGACGTGGCGGGACTCGCGCTCAAGGACGAATCGCAGAACCCCACGGGCTCCCACAAGGACCGCATGACCGCGGTGGGCGTGGCGCAGGCGCTGGATTTCGGCGCCCACACGCTGGTGCTGGCCTCGTCGGGCAATGCGGCGGTCTCGGCCGCGTACTACGCATGGGCCGCTGGCCTGGGCTGCGAAGTCGCGACCTATGGCGGCCTGCCTGCCGCCTACGCGCGGCAGCTCGATGCCCTCGGCGCCCGCCGCCGCGTGTTCAGCGACAACGCCGGCCGCTGGGCGTTCGTGCACGAGCGCTCGCAGCATGAAGGCTTTTTCGCTCTGACCAACTACCGCCTGCCCGCGCTGGGCAGCGCGCCGCTCGGCATCGAGGGCTACAAGCCGATCGCGCTCGAATGCGTCGCCGACGGCGGCGTGCCCGATCACGTGCTGGTGCCGACCGCGCGCGGCGACCTCGCCTGGGGCATCCATGCCGGTTTTCGCGAACTGCTGGCCGCGGGGCGCATCGCGCGCCTGCCGCGGCTCTGGCTGGTGGAGCCGTTCCCGCGCCTGTCGCGCGTGCTGGCCGGCGGCGCGCTCGATGGCGCCTATCCGGGCCACACGGCGCAGTTCTCGACCGCCGGCGCGACCGTGACCTACCTCCAGTGGCAGGCGGCGACCGCCTCGGGCGGCGGCGCGGTGGTGGTCGGCGACGACGAGGCGCGCGCGGCGCGCCGCATGCTCACCGCGGCCGGCATCAGCGCCGAGCTCTGCGCGGCCGCCGGTCTCGACGCGCTGCGCCAATTGCGCGCGCGCAACGCCATCGGGCGCGAGGCGAAGGTGGTGCTGATGCTCACCGCCGGCGCCGCGCGCGATCCGAGCTGGCCCGATCCGGCCTGA
- the secA gene encoding preprotein translocase subunit SecA, which yields MATNFLTQIFGSRNDRLLKQYRKTVERINALEPSFEKLSDDALRAKTQEFKDRIAKGETLDAILPEAFATVREGSKRVMKMRHFDVQLLGGMALHNGKIAEMRTGEGKTLTATLPVYLNALSGKGVHVVTVNDYLANRDATWMGRLYNFLGLTVGINLPQMPREQKQEAYGADITYGTNNEYGFDYLRDNMVYEPGDRVQRHLNYAIVDEVDSILIDEARTPLIISGQAEDHTDLYLAINKVVPLLTKQEGEADPRTGEGVTVPGDFTVDEKTHQVFLTEDGHEKAEQLLGEFGLLPEGASLYDPANITLMHHLNAALRARHLYHRDQHYVVQQGEVVIVDEFTGRLMTGRRWSDGLHQAVEAKEGVQIQAENQTLASITFQNYFRLYGKLAGMTGTADTEAYEFQEIYGLETVIIPPNRISKREDQLDRVYKTTREKYEAAIQDIRECYERGQPVLVGTSSIENSEIIAGLLTQAGLPHQVLNAKQHAREADIVAQAGRTKMITIATNMAGRGTDIVLGGNIDKLIEAVENDESLDEAAKQAEVARIRAEWTKDHEFVKSLGGLRIIATERHESRRIDNQLRGRSGRQGDPGSSRFYLSLDDPLMRIFAGDRVKAIMDRLKMPDGEAIEAGIVTRSIEGAQRKVEARNFDIRKQLLEYDDVSNDQRKVIYQQRNDILDAADLTAQIAALREGCFTDLVRQYVPAESVEEQWDLDGLEKSLATEWGIDIPLKQEIEASEAVADEDIVEKVVKAANDAFDAKVALIGQENFTQFERMVLLQSIDTHWREHLASLDYLRQGIHLRGYAQKQPKQEYKREAFELFGQLLDSVKNEVTRQLMTVRVQSSEQLEQAADALESRGENVSNITYSAPTETGEVEVRRDEENERRIAAAGLGAGALSAEAAAFARVGRNDPCPCGSGKKFKHCHGKLS from the coding sequence ATGGCAACCAACTTCCTGACCCAGATCTTCGGCAGTCGCAACGACCGGCTCCTCAAGCAGTATCGCAAGACGGTGGAGCGCATCAATGCGCTCGAACCCTCGTTCGAGAAACTCAGCGACGACGCGCTGCGCGCCAAGACGCAGGAATTCAAGGACCGCATCGCCAAGGGCGAGACCCTCGACGCCATCCTGCCCGAAGCCTTCGCCACCGTGCGCGAGGGCTCCAAGCGGGTCATGAAGATGCGCCACTTCGACGTGCAATTGCTCGGCGGCATGGCCCTGCACAACGGCAAGATCGCCGAAATGCGCACCGGCGAAGGCAAGACGCTGACCGCCACGCTGCCGGTGTACCTGAACGCGCTCTCGGGCAAGGGCGTGCACGTGGTCACGGTGAACGACTACCTCGCGAACCGCGACGCCACCTGGATGGGCCGGCTCTACAACTTCCTCGGCCTCACGGTGGGCATCAACCTGCCGCAGATGCCGCGCGAGCAGAAGCAGGAAGCCTACGGCGCCGACATCACCTACGGCACCAACAACGAGTACGGCTTCGACTACCTGCGCGACAACATGGTCTACGAGCCCGGCGACCGGGTTCAGCGCCACCTGAACTACGCGATCGTCGACGAGGTGGACTCGATCCTGATCGACGAGGCCCGCACGCCGCTGATCATCAGCGGCCAGGCCGAGGACCACACCGACCTCTACCTCGCGATCAACAAGGTCGTGCCGCTGCTCACCAAGCAGGAAGGCGAAGCCGATCCGCGCACCGGCGAGGGCGTGACGGTGCCGGGCGACTTCACGGTCGACGAGAAGACGCACCAGGTCTTCCTGACCGAGGACGGCCACGAGAAGGCCGAGCAGCTGCTCGGCGAGTTCGGCCTGCTGCCCGAGGGCGCCTCGCTCTACGACCCGGCCAACATCACGCTGATGCACCACCTGAATGCGGCGCTGCGCGCGCGGCATCTCTACCACCGCGACCAGCACTACGTGGTGCAGCAGGGCGAGGTGGTGATCGTCGACGAATTCACCGGTCGCCTGATGACCGGCCGGCGCTGGAGCGACGGCCTGCACCAGGCCGTGGAAGCCAAGGAAGGCGTGCAGATCCAGGCCGAGAACCAGACGCTCGCCTCGATCACCTTCCAGAACTACTTCCGCCTCTACGGCAAGCTCGCCGGCATGACCGGCACGGCCGACACCGAAGCCTACGAGTTCCAGGAGATCTACGGCCTCGAGACCGTCATCATCCCGCCCAACCGCATCAGCAAGCGCGAGGACCAGCTCGATCGCGTCTACAAGACCACGCGCGAGAAGTACGAGGCGGCGATCCAGGACATCCGCGAGTGCTACGAGCGCGGGCAGCCGGTGCTGGTGGGCACGTCGTCGATCGAGAACTCCGAGATCATCGCGGGCCTGCTCACCCAGGCGGGCCTGCCGCACCAGGTGCTCAACGCCAAGCAGCACGCACGCGAGGCCGACATCGTGGCGCAGGCGGGCCGCACGAAGATGATCACCATCGCGACCAACATGGCCGGCCGCGGAACCGACATCGTGCTCGGCGGCAACATCGACAAGCTGATCGAGGCGGTCGAGAACGACGAATCGCTCGACGAGGCCGCGAAGCAGGCCGAGGTGGCGCGCATCCGTGCCGAATGGACCAAGGACCACGAGTTCGTCAAGTCGCTCGGCGGCCTGCGCATCATCGCGACCGAGCGCCACGAGTCGCGCCGCATCGACAACCAGCTGCGAGGCCGTTCGGGCCGCCAGGGCGACCCGGGCTCCTCGCGCTTCTACCTGAGCCTGGACGATCCGCTGATGCGCATCTTCGCGGGCGACCGCGTGAAGGCGATCATGGACCGCCTCAAGATGCCCGACGGCGAGGCGATCGAGGCCGGCATCGTCACGCGCAGCATCGAGGGCGCGCAGCGCAAGGTCGAGGCGCGCAACTTCGACATCCGCAAGCAGCTGCTCGAATACGACGACGTGTCGAACGACCAGCGCAAGGTGATCTACCAGCAGCGCAACGACATCCTCGACGCGGCCGACCTCACGGCGCAGATCGCGGCGCTGCGCGAAGGCTGCTTCACCGACCTGGTGCGGCAGTACGTGCCGGCCGAGTCGGTCGAGGAGCAGTGGGACCTCGACGGCCTCGAGAAGAGCCTGGCCACCGAGTGGGGCATCGACATCCCGCTCAAGCAGGAGATCGAGGCCTCGGAGGCGGTGGCCGACGAGGACATCGTCGAGAAGGTGGTCAAGGCCGCCAACGACGCCTTCGACGCCAAGGTCGCGCTGATCGGCCAGGAGAACTTCACGCAATTCGAGCGCATGGTGCTCTTGCAGAGCATCGACACCCACTGGCGCGAGCACCTGGCGTCGCTCGACTACCTGCGCCAGGGCATCCACCTGCGCGGCTATGCGCAGAAGCAGCCCAAGCAGGAATACAAGCGCGAGGCCTTCGAGCTCTTCGGCCAGCTGCTCGACTCGGTCAAGAACGAGGTCACGCGCCAGCTCATGACCGTGCGCGTGCAGTCGAGCGAGCAGCTCGAGCAGGCCGCCGATGCGCTCGAGAGCCGCGGCGAGAACGTCTCGAACATCACCTACAGCGCGCCCACCGAAACCGGCGAGGTCGAGGTGCGCCGCGACGAGGAGAACGAGCGCCGCATCGCGGCCGCCGGGCTCGGTGCCGGCGCACTCAGTGCCGAGGCGGCCGCCTTCGCACGCGTGGGCCGCAACGATCCGTGCCCCTGCGGCAGCGGCAAGAAATTCAAGCACTGCCACGGCAAGCTCAGCTGA
- a CDS encoding ATP-binding protein yields MNEQFQKLIERAEQLITRIESILPQPLAAPADWNASIAWRYRRRSSGHGVLEPVRHVAAMSLDSLKEIDVQKEKIERNTRQFVEGKPANNVLLTGARGTGKSSLIRACLHAYAPQGLRLIEVDKAELTDLPDIVEVVSQRPEKFIVFSDDLSFDEGEPGYKALKSILDGSVAAATPNVLIYATSNRRHLLPEYMKDNLSYTHTEDGEVHPGEVIEEKISLSERFGLWVSFYPFSQNEYLAIVAQWLSSFGADAAAIEAARPEALVWALERGSRSGRVAYQFARDYAGRTTA; encoded by the coding sequence ATGAACGAGCAGTTCCAGAAACTGATCGAGCGCGCCGAGCAGCTCATCACCCGCATCGAATCGATTCTTCCCCAGCCGCTCGCGGCCCCAGCCGACTGGAACGCCTCGATCGCCTGGCGCTACCGCCGCCGCAGCTCGGGCCACGGCGTGCTCGAGCCCGTGAGGCACGTGGCGGCGATGTCGCTCGACAGCCTGAAGGAAATCGACGTCCAGAAGGAGAAGATCGAACGCAACACGCGCCAGTTCGTCGAAGGCAAGCCGGCCAACAACGTGCTGCTCACGGGCGCGCGCGGCACCGGCAAGTCGTCGCTGATCCGCGCCTGCCTGCATGCCTATGCGCCGCAGGGGCTGCGGCTGATCGAGGTCGACAAGGCCGAGCTCACCGACCTGCCCGACATCGTCGAGGTGGTCTCGCAGCGGCCCGAGAAGTTCATCGTCTTCAGCGACGACCTGAGCTTCGACGAGGGCGAGCCGGGCTACAAGGCGCTGAAATCCATTCTCGACGGCTCGGTCGCCGCGGCCACGCCCAACGTGCTGATCTACGCGACCAGCAACCGGCGCCACCTGCTGCCCGAGTACATGAAGGACAACCTCAGCTACACCCACACCGAGGACGGCGAAGTCCATCCGGGCGAGGTGATCGAGGAGAAGATCTCGCTGTCGGAGCGCTTCGGCCTCTGGGTGAGCTTCTATCCCTTCAGCCAGAACGAGTACCTCGCGATCGTCGCGCAGTGGCTGTCGTCGTTCGGCGCCGATGCGGCGGCCATCGAGGCGGCGCGGCCCGAGGCACTGGTCTGGGCGCTCGAGCGCGGCTCGCGCAGCGGCCGCGTAGCCTACCAGTTCGCGCGCGACTACGCCGGGCGGACCACCGCATGA
- a CDS encoding NUDIX domain-containing protein: MSAPAADRKHTEVAVGVLIRPADGALLLSTRPEGKPYAGFWEFPGGKIEAGETVEEALRRELHEELGINIARAEVWKVTEHDYPHALVRLHWCKVSAWSGDFEMREGQQMRWQQLPLEVAPVLPGALPVLEWMAEERGLPAAAALAVTTPA; this comes from the coding sequence ATGAGCGCACCGGCGGCGGACCGCAAGCACACCGAGGTCGCGGTCGGCGTGCTGATCCGCCCCGCGGACGGCGCGCTGCTCTTGTCGACGCGGCCCGAAGGCAAGCCCTATGCGGGCTTCTGGGAGTTCCCGGGCGGCAAGATCGAGGCCGGCGAGACGGTCGAGGAAGCCCTGCGCCGCGAGCTGCACGAAGAGCTCGGCATCAACATCGCGCGCGCCGAGGTCTGGAAGGTCACCGAGCACGACTATCCGCATGCGCTGGTGCGGCTGCACTGGTGCAAGGTCTCGGCCTGGAGCGGCGACTTCGAGATGCGCGAAGGCCAGCAGATGCGCTGGCAGCAACTGCCGCTCGAGGTGGCGCCGGTGCTGCCGGGTGCGCTGCCGGTGCTCGAGTGGATGGCCGAGGAGCGCGGCCTGCCTGCCGCTGCCGCGCTGGCGGTCACGACGCCGGCCTGA
- a CDS encoding acyltransferase family protein: MKHPKYRADIDGLRAVAVGSVLAFHAFPDALPGGFIGVDIFFVISGFLITTIILQSHAAGDFSYRDFYARRVRRIFPALVLVLLATLAFGWYALLPREFSALGKQAAGGAAFVANFIFWGEAGYFDTAAETKPLLHLWSLGIEEQFYIFWPMLLALAWRRRWPMLRLLWALAVVSFLVNVLTIHPFRTAAFYSPASRFWELMVGGILACMRLQPAKTPPPVWRSHLQSCLGVGLIVLGLVTIRSDKAFPGWWALLPTLGAACCIAAGPAGVLNRWLLACRPMVWIGLISYPLYLWHWPLLVYARIVEEGEPAPSVRAAMVVASVALAWLTYRFVERFTRARTRPGMLRALAGGAIAVGVAGLLAFGGMPPRNGSELLRKVTDATADDDYYAGFRQQKLGGAVVKTVGAGARKVLLIGDSHVQQYAPRALELARSAPGRMATTYFATYGACPPVPGMVAEGNPGCEQARNEMLALALDPGIDAVVVGACWNCYFTGNFPLPFYFHEAGSSYLVNNGGEGLGRSVDALGKLLATLTASGKKVYLLLDNASGPDFEPRRLIEGSRMGRMVALASTPVAPLPPAQAQLDETLKTLARANGAEPVDVIAKLCADGQCLRATPDDAPVYKDREHLRPAYVRRHADYIDRLLLSP, encoded by the coding sequence ATGAAGCATCCGAAGTACCGCGCCGACATCGACGGCCTGCGCGCCGTGGCGGTGGGTTCGGTGCTGGCCTTCCATGCCTTCCCAGATGCGCTGCCGGGCGGTTTCATCGGCGTCGACATCTTCTTCGTGATCTCGGGTTTCCTGATCACGACCATCATCCTGCAGAGCCATGCGGCCGGCGACTTCAGCTACCGCGACTTCTATGCGCGGCGCGTCCGGCGCATCTTTCCCGCGTTGGTGCTGGTGCTGCTCGCCACGCTGGCCTTCGGCTGGTATGCGCTGCTGCCGCGCGAGTTCAGCGCGCTCGGCAAACAGGCGGCGGGGGGCGCCGCCTTCGTCGCCAACTTCATCTTCTGGGGCGAAGCCGGCTACTTCGACACGGCGGCCGAGACCAAGCCGCTGCTGCACCTCTGGTCGCTCGGCATCGAGGAGCAGTTCTACATCTTCTGGCCCATGCTGCTGGCGCTCGCCTGGCGCCGGCGCTGGCCGATGCTGCGGCTGCTGTGGGCGCTGGCGGTGGTGTCGTTCCTGGTCAACGTGCTGACCATCCATCCGTTCCGCACGGCCGCGTTCTACTCGCCCGCCTCGCGCTTCTGGGAACTGATGGTGGGCGGCATCCTGGCCTGCATGCGCCTGCAGCCCGCGAAGACGCCGCCGCCGGTCTGGCGCAGCCATCTGCAGTCGTGCCTGGGCGTGGGCCTGATCGTGCTGGGGCTCGTGACGATCCGCAGCGACAAGGCCTTTCCGGGCTGGTGGGCGCTGCTGCCGACGCTGGGCGCGGCATGCTGCATCGCGGCCGGGCCCGCGGGCGTGCTCAACCGCTGGCTGCTCGCCTGCCGGCCGATGGTGTGGATCGGCCTCATCAGCTACCCGCTCTATCTGTGGCACTGGCCGCTGCTGGTCTACGCCCGCATCGTCGAAGAAGGCGAGCCCGCGCCTTCGGTGCGCGCGGCGATGGTGGTTGCGAGCGTGGCGCTGGCCTGGCTCACCTACCGCTTCGTGGAGCGCTTCACGCGCGCGCGGACCCGGCCCGGCATGCTGCGCGCGCTCGCGGGCGGCGCCATCGCGGTGGGGGTGGCCGGACTGCTCGCCTTCGGCGGCATGCCGCCGCGCAACGGCAGCGAACTGCTGCGGAAGGTGACCGACGCGACGGCGGACGACGACTACTACGCCGGCTTCCGCCAGCAGAAGCTCGGCGGCGCTGTGGTGAAGACGGTCGGCGCGGGCGCGCGCAAGGTGCTCCTGATCGGCGACAGTCATGTACAGCAGTACGCGCCGCGTGCGCTCGAACTGGCACGCAGCGCACCCGGGCGGATGGCGACGACCTATTTCGCCACCTACGGCGCCTGCCCGCCCGTGCCGGGCATGGTCGCCGAAGGCAATCCGGGCTGCGAGCAGGCGCGCAACGAAATGCTCGCGCTGGCGCTCGATCCGGGCATCGATGCGGTGGTGGTCGGGGCCTGCTGGAACTGCTATTTCACGGGCAACTTCCCGCTGCCGTTCTACTTCCACGAGGCGGGCTCGTCGTACCTCGTGAACAACGGGGGCGAGGGCCTCGGCCGTTCGGTCGACGCCTTGGGCAAGCTCCTCGCGACGCTCACGGCCAGCGGCAAGAAGGTGTACCTGCTGCTGGACAACGCGAGCGGCCCGGACTTCGAGCCGCGCCGGCTGATCGAGGGCAGCCGCATGGGCCGGATGGTGGCGCTCGCGAGCACGCCCGTGGCGCCGCTGCCGCCCGCGCAGGCGCAGCTCGACGAGACGCTGAAGACGCTGGCCCGCGCCAACGGTGCGGAGCCGGTCGACGTGATCGCGAAGCTCTGCGCCGACGGCCAGTGCCTGCGCGCCACGCCGGACGACGCGCCGGTCTACAAGGACCGGGAGCATCTGCGCCCCGCCTACGTCCGCAGGCACGCGGACTACATCGACCGCCTGCTGCTGTCGCCCTGA
- a CDS encoding DNA gyrase inhibitor YacG, with protein sequence MTDGGQKIGERIVRCPSCGGDSVYAERNPYRPFCSARCKGIDLGAWASEEFRMPAEAPADDEPFGDPKKVQ encoded by the coding sequence ATGACCGACGGCGGCCAGAAGATCGGTGAACGCATCGTTCGCTGCCCCTCGTGCGGCGGCGACAGCGTCTACGCCGAGCGCAATCCCTACCGCCCCTTCTGCAGCGCGCGCTGCAAGGGCATCGACCTCGGTGCCTGGGCCAGCGAGGAATTCCGCATGCCGGCCGAGGCGCCGGCCGACGACGAGCCTTTCGGCGATCCGAAGAAGGTGCAGTAG
- the argJ gene encoding bifunctional glutamate N-acetyltransferase/amino-acid acetyltransferase ArgJ has protein sequence MPVNLSAPDPAALFAVPGVRIGVAEAGVRKANRKDLTVVLIDDGAAVGGVFTQNRFCAAPVQVCREHLAANHGIRAMVINTGNANAGTGEDGLLRTRTTCIALARQLEIAPEQVLPFSTGVIMEPLPVDRIEAGLPAALADAAEANWARAAEGIMTTDTIPKAASRRVQVGGATVRVTGISKGAGMIRPNMATMLGFMATDAKIDPALIQPLAKQLADGSFNRVTIDGDTSTNDSFVVIATQKAAHATITSLDSAEGRALVAAMQDVARELAQAIVRDGEGATKFITIQVEGGRDAAECRQVAYAVAHSPLVKTAFYASDPNLGRILAAVGYAGIADLDQTGIDLFLDDVHVAVKGGRNPSYREEDGQRVMKQSEITVRIGLGRGNASETVWTCDFSHEYVTINADYRS, from the coding sequence ATGCCCGTGAACCTGTCTGCTCCTGATCCCGCCGCGCTGTTCGCGGTGCCCGGCGTCCGCATCGGCGTGGCCGAGGCGGGCGTGCGCAAGGCCAACCGCAAGGACCTCACCGTGGTGCTGATCGACGACGGCGCCGCGGTCGGCGGCGTGTTCACGCAGAACCGCTTCTGCGCCGCGCCGGTGCAGGTCTGCCGCGAGCACCTGGCTGCCAACCACGGCATCCGCGCGATGGTGATCAACACCGGCAACGCCAACGCCGGCACCGGCGAGGACGGCCTGCTGCGCACGCGCACCACCTGCATCGCGCTCGCACGCCAGCTCGAGATCGCGCCCGAGCAGGTGCTGCCGTTCTCGACCGGCGTGATCATGGAGCCGCTGCCCGTGGACCGCATCGAGGCCGGCCTGCCCGCGGCGCTCGCCGATGCGGCCGAGGCCAACTGGGCGCGCGCCGCCGAGGGCATCATGACCACCGACACCATTCCGAAGGCTGCGAGCCGCCGGGTGCAGGTGGGCGGCGCCACCGTCAGGGTCACCGGCATCAGCAAGGGCGCGGGCATGATCCGCCCGAACATGGCGACCATGCTCGGCTTCATGGCGACCGACGCGAAGATCGATCCCGCGCTGATCCAGCCGCTCGCGAAGCAGCTCGCCGACGGCTCGTTCAACCGCGTGACCATCGACGGCGACACCTCGACCAACGACTCCTTCGTGGTCATCGCGACGCAGAAGGCCGCGCACGCGACCATCACCTCGCTCGATTCGGCCGAGGGCCGGGCGCTCGTCGCCGCCATGCAGGACGTGGCGCGCGAGCTGGCACAGGCCATCGTGCGCGACGGCGAGGGCGCGACCAAGTTCATCACGATCCAGGTCGAAGGCGGCCGCGATGCGGCCGAGTGCCGGCAGGTGGCCTATGCGGTGGCGCATTCGCCGCTGGTCAAGACCGCCTTCTACGCCAGCGACCCGAACCTGGGCCGCATCCTCGCGGCCGTGGGCTACGCGGGCATCGCCGACCTCGACCAGACGGGCATCGACCTGTTCCTCGACGACGTGCACGTGGCGGTCAAGGGCGGGCGCAATCCCTCGTACCGCGAGGAAGACGGACAGCGCGTGATGAAGCAGAGCGAGATCACCGTGCGCATCGGCCTGGGCCGCGGCAATGCGAGCGAGACTGTGTGGACCTGCGACTTCAGCCACGAGTACGTGACGATCAACGCCGACTACCGGTCATAA
- a CDS encoding tripartite tricarboxylate transporter substrate-binding protein, with product MTILQRRAFLAAGSAALLATAQPARAAFPDRPIKLIVPWAAGGSTDAIARAMAQRMSQTVGSPVIVDNRPGAAGQIGTEAAAKAAPDGYTLAIVELPHAIAPAVTLRLPYDLLRDFTPVTMIGTSPLVFFAGMDDASRDFRTFVKAAAAAPMPPAIAHSGAGTVSHLAAELLASRTKIRFNMVPYRGSAPALTDVAAGTVAGHFATLASGASLLGARKIRPLLVTSTQRTGLPGLQEVPALAESGLKGLEIDQWWAMVAPATTPLEVIERLRREAIAALDHPSVRERMAVLGVQLKGSTTAELRAFMRAETERWRKVAQDIGLQPQ from the coding sequence ATGACCATCCTGCAACGCCGCGCCTTCCTTGCCGCCGGATCGGCCGCCCTGCTGGCCACGGCGCAGCCCGCCCGGGCCGCCTTCCCCGACCGGCCGATCAAGCTGATCGTGCCCTGGGCCGCGGGCGGCAGCACCGACGCCATCGCGCGCGCCATGGCGCAGCGCATGAGCCAGACCGTCGGCAGCCCGGTGATCGTGGACAACCGGCCCGGCGCCGCCGGCCAGATCGGCACCGAGGCGGCGGCCAAGGCCGCGCCCGACGGCTACACGCTCGCGATCGTCGAACTGCCGCATGCGATCGCGCCGGCGGTGACGTTGCGGCTGCCGTACGACCTGCTGCGCGATTTCACGCCGGTGACGATGATCGGCACCTCGCCGCTGGTCTTCTTCGCGGGCATGGACGACGCGAGCCGCGACTTTCGGACCTTCGTCAAGGCCGCGGCCGCGGCGCCGATGCCGCCGGCCATCGCGCACAGCGGCGCCGGCACGGTGAGCCACCTCGCGGCCGAACTGCTCGCGAGCCGCACCAAGATCCGCTTCAACATGGTGCCGTACCGCGGCTCCGCCCCGGCGCTCACCGACGTGGCGGCGGGCACGGTGGCCGGGCACTTCGCCACGCTGGCGAGCGGCGCCAGCCTGCTGGGCGCACGCAAGATCCGGCCGCTGCTCGTGACGAGCACGCAGCGCACGGGCCTGCCCGGCCTGCAGGAGGTGCCGGCCCTGGCTGAGAGCGGGCTCAAGGGCCTGGAGATCGACCAGTGGTGGGCCATGGTGGCGCCCGCCACCACGCCGCTCGAGGTCATCGAGCGGCTGCGGCGCGAGGCGATCGCGGCGCTGGACCATCCGTCGGTGCGGGAGCGCATGGCGGTGCTCGGCGTGCAGCTCAAGGGTTCCACCACGGCCGAGTTGCGGGCCTTCATGCGCGCGGAGACCGAGCGCTGGCGCAAGGTCGCGCAGGACATCGGCCTGCAGCCGCAGTAG
- the zapD gene encoding cell division protein ZapD: MILYEYPFNERIRTYLRLEHLFRRLGELVPAESALSHHYALVTIFEIMDVAARADLKADVMRDLDKHKNVFNSYRGNPAIAEAVLDQVVSQLERNFATLNSVAGKAGQSLTENEWLMSIRSRAGIPGGTCEFDLPAYYAWQHRPAASRRADLERWSATLSPLAESIYLLLKLLREADVPYKVIATGGQFQQNLPQGRSFQLLRLRIDPRLGLIPEISGNRLMVSVRMMRHEADDRLHPSSEDAAFELTLCA, from the coding sequence GTGATCCTCTACGAGTACCCCTTCAACGAGCGCATTCGCACGTATCTGCGGCTGGAGCACCTCTTCCGCCGCCTCGGGGAACTGGTGCCTGCGGAATCCGCGCTCTCGCATCACTACGCGCTGGTCACGATCTTCGAGATCATGGACGTGGCCGCGCGCGCCGACCTCAAGGCCGACGTGATGCGCGACCTCGACAAGCACAAGAACGTCTTCAACAGCTACCGGGGCAATCCGGCCATTGCAGAAGCCGTGCTCGACCAGGTCGTGAGCCAGCTCGAACGCAACTTCGCCACCCTCAACAGCGTGGCCGGCAAGGCCGGGCAGTCGCTGACCGAGAACGAGTGGCTCATGAGCATCCGCAGCCGCGCGGGCATCCCGGGCGGCACCTGCGAATTCGACCTGCCGGCCTACTATGCCTGGCAGCACCGGCCGGCGGCGAGCCGCCGCGCGGACCTCGAACGCTGGTCGGCCACGCTGTCGCCGCTCGCCGAATCGATCTACCTGCTGCTCAAGCTGCTGCGCGAGGCCGACGTGCCCTACAAGGTCATCGCCACGGGCGGCCAGTTCCAGCAGAACCTGCCGCAGGGGCGCAGCTTCCAGCTGCTGCGGCTGCGCATCGATCCGCGGCTCGGCCTGATTCCCGAGATCAGCGGCAACCGGCTCATGGTGTCGGTGCGGATGATGCGGCACGAGGCCGACGACCGGCTGCATCCGAGCAGCGAGGACGCCGCGTTCGAACTCACGCTCTGCGCATGA